A DNA window from Kitasatospora atroaurantiaca contains the following coding sequences:
- a CDS encoding polysaccharide deacetylase family protein has product MPHSDSTTISSPPQTTVPSPPPERDRGGWLRFAPVQPLFRARAAQRLAVLAYHGVTDPSSFGAQLDRLRRLATPVSLQAVERAISEGRPLPPRSVLITFDDADRTVLTHALPALAARRIPAAAFVIAELIGTDRPFWWHEAAFLARHGGQARSLPSHGRPEQLLARLKALPDPDRRRSLHELRVSAYRRPPCQEQLGPDDLRALRAAQVAIGNHTLGHPCLSRCDDSTVHAEIAGAHLALTQWLGEAPTAFAYPNGGFDPRADSVLRQLGYRLGFLSDHRLGPRLPAHPLRISRLQVDSTTSTRRFDTILSGLEPAVQRWRGRPGTD; this is encoded by the coding sequence GTGCCGCATTCCGATTCCACGACCATCAGCAGCCCACCGCAGACCACCGTCCCGAGCCCGCCGCCCGAGCGCGACCGGGGCGGCTGGCTGCGGTTCGCGCCCGTCCAGCCGCTGTTCCGGGCCAGGGCCGCACAGCGGCTGGCCGTCCTCGCGTACCACGGGGTGACCGACCCCAGCTCCTTCGGCGCCCAGCTCGACCGGCTGCGGCGGCTGGCCACACCGGTGTCGCTGCAGGCGGTGGAGCGGGCGATCTCGGAGGGCCGGCCGCTGCCGCCGCGCAGCGTGCTGATCACCTTCGACGACGCCGACCGTACGGTGCTGACGCATGCGCTGCCCGCGCTGGCGGCGCGCAGGATCCCGGCGGCGGCCTTCGTGATCGCCGAGCTGATCGGCACGGACCGGCCGTTCTGGTGGCACGAGGCCGCGTTCCTCGCCAGGCACGGCGGCCAGGCGCGCTCGCTGCCGTCCCACGGCCGGCCGGAGCAGCTGCTGGCCCGGCTCAAGGCCCTGCCCGACCCGGACCGCCGGCGCAGCCTGCACGAGCTGCGGGTGAGTGCGTACCGCCGTCCGCCCTGTCAGGAGCAGCTCGGCCCGGACGACCTGCGGGCGCTGCGGGCCGCCCAGGTGGCGATCGGCAACCACACCCTGGGTCACCCCTGCCTCAGCCGCTGCGACGATTCCACCGTGCACGCGGAGATCGCGGGGGCGCACCTGGCCCTCACCCAGTGGCTGGGCGAGGCACCGACCGCATTCGCCTACCCCAACGGCGGCTTCGACCCGCGGGCGGACTCCGTGCTCCGCCAGCTCGGCTACCGGCTCGGGTTCCTGTCGGACCACCGGCTCGGGCCCCGGCTGCCCGCCCATCCGCTGCGGATCAGCCGCCTGCAGGTCGACTCGACGACCAGCACCCGCCGCTTCGACACGATCCTGTCCGGGCTGGAACCGGCCGTACAGCGCTGGCGGGGCCGGCCGGGCACGGACTGA
- a CDS encoding ATP-binding cassette domain-containing protein, which yields MSMATRTDTQSPAPHVADSHDLIRVHGARENNLKDVSIEIPKRRLTVFTGVSGSGKSSLVFDTIAAESQRLINETYSAFVQGFMPTLARPEVDVLDGLTTAIIVDQQRMGADPRSTVGTATDANAMLRILFSRLGKPHIGSPKAFSFNVASISGAGAVTMERGGETVKERRSFSITGGMCPRCEGRGTVSDIDLTQLYDESKSLSEGAITVPGYTGGGWNSRLYSESGFFDPDKPIRKYTKKELHDFLHREPTRMKIAGINMTYEGLIPRIQKSMLAKDREGMQPHIREFVDRAVTFTTCPECHGTRLNEGARSSKIKRISIADACAMQISDLAEWVRGLDEPSVAPLLTALQQTLDSFVEIGLGYLALDRSAGTLSGGEAQRVKMIRHLGSSLTDVTYVFDEPTIGLHPHDIQRMNRLLLRLRDKGNTVLVVEHKPETIAIADHVVDLGPGAGTAGGTVCFEGTVEGLRAGGTITGRHFSDRAALKETVRKATGALEIRGATTHNLQGVDVDIPLGVLAVVTGVAGSGKSSLVHGSLVNGSGAAGEGVVSVDQGAIRGSRRSNPATYTGLLDPIRKAFAKANGVKPALFSANSEGACPTCNGVGVVYTDLAMMAGVATTCEECEGKRYQASVLEYHFGGRDISEVLAMSVTEAEEFFGSGEAHTPAAQRILGRLADVGLGYVSLGQPLTTLSGGERQRLKLATHMGEKGGVYVLDEPTAGLHLADVEQLLGLLDRLVDSGKSVIVVEHHQAVMAHADWIIDLGPGAGHDGGRIVFEGTPADLVAARSTLTGEHLAAYVGT from the coding sequence ATGAGCATGGCCACGAGGACGGACACGCAGTCTCCTGCGCCGCATGTTGCCGACAGCCACGATCTGATCCGCGTGCACGGCGCGCGCGAGAACAACCTCAAGGACGTCAGCATCGAGATCCCGAAGCGACGGCTGACGGTGTTCACCGGCGTCTCCGGTTCGGGCAAGAGCTCACTGGTGTTCGACACGATCGCCGCGGAGTCGCAGCGGCTGATCAACGAGACCTACAGCGCCTTCGTGCAGGGCTTCATGCCGACGCTGGCGCGGCCTGAGGTCGACGTCCTGGACGGGCTGACGACCGCGATCATCGTCGACCAGCAGCGGATGGGTGCCGATCCGCGCTCCACGGTCGGCACCGCCACCGACGCCAACGCGATGCTGCGCATCCTCTTCAGCCGACTCGGGAAGCCGCACATCGGCTCGCCCAAGGCGTTCTCCTTCAACGTCGCCTCGATCAGTGGAGCGGGCGCGGTCACCATGGAGCGCGGCGGAGAGACCGTGAAGGAGCGTCGCAGCTTCAGCATCACCGGCGGTATGTGTCCGCGCTGCGAAGGCCGGGGCACGGTCTCCGACATCGACCTCACCCAGCTCTACGACGAGTCCAAGTCGCTCTCCGAGGGCGCGATCACCGTCCCCGGCTACACGGGGGGCGGCTGGAACTCCCGGCTCTACAGCGAATCGGGCTTCTTCGACCCTGACAAGCCGATTCGCAAGTACACAAAGAAGGAGCTGCACGACTTCCTCCACCGCGAGCCGACCAGGATGAAGATCGCGGGCATCAACATGACCTACGAGGGGCTGATCCCGCGGATCCAGAAGTCGATGCTCGCCAAGGACCGGGAGGGCATGCAGCCGCACATCCGGGAGTTCGTGGACCGGGCGGTCACCTTCACCACCTGCCCCGAGTGCCACGGCACCCGGCTCAACGAGGGGGCCCGGTCGTCGAAGATCAAGCGGATCAGCATCGCCGACGCCTGCGCGATGCAGATCAGCGACCTGGCCGAGTGGGTCCGTGGCCTCGACGAGCCTTCGGTGGCGCCGCTTCTCACCGCGCTGCAGCAGACCCTCGACTCATTCGTGGAGATCGGCCTCGGCTACCTCGCGCTCGACCGGTCGGCGGGCACGCTGTCGGGCGGCGAGGCGCAGCGCGTCAAGATGATCCGCCACCTCGGGTCCTCACTCACCGATGTCACCTACGTCTTCGACGAGCCCACCATCGGCCTGCACCCGCATGACATCCAGCGGATGAACCGCCTGCTGCTGCGGCTGCGGGACAAGGGCAACACGGTGCTCGTCGTGGAGCACAAGCCGGAGACGATCGCGATCGCCGACCACGTCGTCGACCTCGGCCCCGGCGCCGGTACGGCGGGCGGCACCGTCTGCTTCGAGGGCACGGTCGAGGGGCTGCGGGCCGGCGGCACCATCACCGGCCGCCATTTCAGCGACCGGGCCGCCCTCAAGGAGACGGTGCGGAAGGCCACCGGCGCGCTGGAGATCCGTGGCGCGACCACCCACAACCTGCAGGGCGTCGACGTCGACATCCCGCTCGGGGTGCTCGCCGTCGTCACCGGCGTCGCCGGCTCCGGCAAGAGCTCGCTCGTGCACGGGTCGCTGGTCAACGGTTCAGGGGCCGCCGGCGAGGGCGTGGTGTCGGTCGACCAGGGCGCGATCCGCGGCTCGCGACGGAGCAACCCGGCGACGTACACCGGACTGCTCGACCCGATCCGCAAGGCGTTCGCCAAGGCCAACGGCGTGAAGCCGGCCCTGTTCAGCGCCAACTCCGAGGGCGCCTGCCCCACCTGCAACGGCGTCGGCGTCGTCTACACCGACCTGGCGATGATGGCCGGAGTCGCCACCACCTGCGAGGAGTGCGAGGGCAAGCGGTACCAGGCATCGGTGCTGGAGTACCACTTCGGCGGCCGTGACATCAGCGAGGTGCTCGCGATGTCGGTGACCGAGGCCGAGGAGTTCTTCGGCTCCGGCGAGGCACACACGCCCGCCGCACAGCGCATCCTCGGCCGGCTCGCCGACGTCGGGCTCGGCTACGTCAGCCTCGGCCAGCCGCTCACCACGCTGTCCGGAGGCGAGCGGCAGCGGCTCAAGCTGGCCACCCACATGGGCGAGAAGGGCGGTGTCTACGTCCTCGACGAGCCGACCGCCGGCCTCCACCTCGCCGACGTCGAGCAGCTGCTCGGCCTGCTCGACCGGCTCGTCGACTCCGGCAAGTCGGTCATCGTGGTCGAGCACCACCAGGCGGTCATGGCGCACGCCGACTGGATCATCGACCTCGGCCCCGGCGCCGGCCACGACGGCGGCCGGATCGTCTTCGAGGGCACACCCGCCGACCTCGTCGCCGCCCGCTCCACCCTCACCGGCGAGCACCTCGCGGCGTACGTCGGCACCTGA
- a CDS encoding polysaccharide deacetylase family protein encodes MGTTVPVDGGIRSGGIRSKVKRQLARAAGSSPGEGATVLIYHRVGGGSADELDVSTADFTAQVDLLAELPPGRVVSLDEAADRLQAHRRTPSTVLTFDDGFADVHENAWPLLKERALPFTVYLASGHVGGEMRWEGSTAKGAGAPGLSWEQLREMTDSGLCTVANHTRSHARPQLLSTAELDACNDDVEQHLGTRPKHYAYTWGVPVPHMEPALRARFRTAATGEVGRNTPGFDPVRLCRVPVRRTDPIDFFRAKLYGRLIPERAYARIVATAKAVGARA; translated from the coding sequence GTGGGTACGACCGTCCCTGTCGACGGCGGCATCAGGTCCGGCGGTATCAGGTCCAAGGTCAAGCGGCAGCTTGCCCGTGCCGCCGGGAGCAGCCCCGGCGAGGGCGCCACGGTGCTCATCTACCACCGCGTCGGTGGCGGCTCCGCCGATGAACTCGACGTGTCCACGGCAGACTTCACCGCCCAGGTCGATCTGCTCGCCGAGCTCCCGCCCGGCCGGGTGGTCAGCCTGGACGAGGCCGCCGACCGGCTGCAGGCCCATCGCCGCACCCCGAGCACCGTGCTCACCTTCGACGACGGCTTCGCGGACGTCCACGAGAACGCCTGGCCGCTGCTCAAGGAGCGCGCCCTGCCGTTCACCGTCTACCTGGCCAGCGGCCACGTCGGCGGCGAGATGCGCTGGGAGGGCTCCACCGCCAAGGGTGCGGGCGCACCCGGCCTCAGCTGGGAGCAGCTCAGGGAGATGACCGACTCCGGTCTCTGCACCGTCGCCAACCACACCCGCAGCCACGCCCGCCCGCAGTTGCTCAGCACCGCCGAGCTGGACGCCTGCAACGACGACGTCGAGCAGCACCTCGGCACCCGGCCGAAGCACTACGCGTACACCTGGGGCGTGCCCGTCCCGCACATGGAGCCCGCGCTGCGCGCCCGTTTCCGGACCGCGGCGACCGGCGAGGTCGGCCGCAACACGCCCGGCTTCGACCCGGTGCGGCTGTGCCGGGTGCCCGTCCGCCGGACCGACCCGATCGACTTCTTCCGCGCCAAGCTGTACGGGAGGCTGATCCCCGAGCGCGCGTACGCCCGGATCGTCGCCACCGCCAAGGCGGTGGGGGCCCGTGCCTGA
- a CDS encoding glycosyltransferase family 4 protein yields the protein MPETPAPRLRGPGGRPLRVAHLTTVDMSLQLLLATELRVDVEAGFETYGISAPGPYVPQLEAIGVRHEPLNALTRAWQPRADAAAGRELLAVLRRIRPDVLHTHNPKTGVLGRILGRAARVPVVVNTCHGLWAQAHDPFAKRAFVLGAEALAGRFSHAELYQNGEDRRTLARAVPAHRSRVVGNGVDLTRFEAADRALIRAELGVADDELLVAGVGRRVAEKGIREYAEAARALAGKARFVWVGPDDPDKADALATELGGVEFLGSRADMPDIYAALDVFVLPSYREGFSRSAMEAAASGLPMVLSDIRGCREIGTHGEHLLLAPPGDARALTTALDRLLTEPALREQLGTAARRRALEQFDQRAVARVSLETYAAVARAKRLPWLVG from the coding sequence GTGCCTGAGACCCCCGCCCCGAGACTGCGCGGCCCGGGCGGACGACCGCTGCGCGTCGCCCACCTGACCACAGTCGACATGAGCCTGCAGCTGCTGCTCGCGACCGAACTGCGCGTCGACGTCGAGGCCGGGTTCGAGACCTACGGCATCAGTGCCCCGGGCCCGTACGTGCCCCAGCTGGAGGCGATCGGCGTCCGGCACGAGCCGCTGAACGCCCTGACCAGGGCCTGGCAGCCGCGCGCGGACGCCGCCGCCGGGCGGGAGCTGCTCGCCGTCCTGCGCCGCATCCGGCCCGACGTGCTGCACACCCACAACCCCAAGACCGGTGTGCTGGGGCGGATCCTCGGCCGGGCGGCCCGCGTGCCGGTGGTGGTCAACACCTGCCACGGGCTCTGGGCGCAGGCCCACGACCCGTTCGCCAAGCGGGCGTTCGTGCTCGGCGCCGAGGCTCTCGCCGGGCGCTTCTCGCACGCCGAGCTGTACCAGAACGGCGAGGACCGCAGGACGCTGGCGCGGGCCGTGCCGGCCCACCGCTCCCGGGTGGTGGGCAACGGTGTCGACCTGACCAGGTTCGAAGCCGCCGACCGCGCCCTGATACGGGCCGAACTCGGCGTTGCCGACGACGAGTTGCTGGTCGCCGGGGTCGGCCGCCGGGTCGCCGAGAAGGGCATCAGGGAGTACGCCGAGGCGGCTCGCGCCCTCGCGGGCAAAGCGCGCTTCGTCTGGGTCGGCCCGGACGACCCGGACAAGGCGGACGCCCTGGCCACCGAGCTCGGCGGCGTCGAGTTCCTGGGCAGCCGCGCCGACATGCCGGACATCTACGCCGCCCTGGACGTCTTCGTACTCCCCTCCTACCGGGAGGGGTTCTCACGGTCCGCCATGGAGGCGGCCGCCAGTGGGCTGCCGATGGTGCTCAGCGACATTCGCGGCTGTCGCGAGATCGGCACCCACGGCGAGCACCTGCTGCTCGCCCCACCCGGCGACGCCCGGGCCCTCACCACAGCGCTCGACCGGCTCCTCACCGAGCCGGCCCTGCGCGAGCAGCTGGGCACGGCGGCCCGCCGCCGGGCCCTGGAGCAATTCGACCAACGGGCGGTCGCCCGGGTCTCGCTGGAGACCTACGCGGCCGTGGCCAGGGCGAAGCGATTGCCCTGGCTGGTCGGCTGA
- a CDS encoding glutamate racemase translates to MKIALVDSGIGLLPAAAALRRLRPDVDLVLSSDPDGMPWGPRTPEDIADHALACARAAAAHRPDALVIACNTASVHGLETLRAELEPGLPVIGTVPAIKPAAARGGRVAIWATPATTGSPYQRGLISEFGGAAEVTEVACPGLADAVERGDEAAVQAAVADAAARTPAGTDAIVLGCTHYELVEDRIRAAVSGIASPDLVFHGSAGAVAAQALRRIGDAAGSQGAARLTVLHSGRVSALHAAAARYAEGRLISGPVPAV, encoded by the coding sequence GTGAAGATCGCACTGGTGGACTCCGGCATCGGACTGCTCCCGGCCGCAGCGGCCCTGCGACGCCTCCGGCCCGACGTCGATCTGGTGCTCTCCTCGGACCCGGACGGCATGCCCTGGGGCCCCCGAACCCCGGAGGACATCGCCGACCACGCGCTCGCCTGCGCCCGGGCCGCCGCCGCCCACCGCCCGGACGCCCTGGTGATCGCCTGCAACACCGCCTCCGTGCACGGCCTGGAGACCCTGCGGGCCGAGCTGGAGCCCGGGCTGCCGGTGATCGGCACCGTTCCGGCGATCAAGCCGGCCGCGGCCCGCGGCGGCCGGGTCGCGATCTGGGCCACCCCCGCCACCACGGGCAGCCCGTACCAGCGTGGGCTGATCAGCGAGTTCGGCGGCGCGGCCGAGGTCACCGAGGTGGCCTGCCCGGGGCTCGCCGACGCGGTCGAGCGCGGGGACGAGGCGGCCGTGCAGGCGGCCGTCGCCGACGCCGCGGCCAGGACACCCGCCGGGACGGACGCCATCGTGCTCGGCTGCACCCACTACGAACTGGTCGAGGACCGGATCCGGGCCGCCGTGAGCGGCATCGCGAGCCCGGACCTCGTCTTCCACGGCTCGGCGGGCGCCGTCGCCGCCCAGGCGCTGCGCAGGATCGGCGACGCCGCCGGTTCCCAGGGCGCGGCCCGCCTCACCGTCCTGCACAGCGGCCGGGTCTCCGCCCTCCACGCCGCGGCGGCCCGGTACGCCGAGGGCCGCCTGATCTCCGGCCCCGTACCCGCCGTCTGA